The proteins below are encoded in one region of Pontibacter deserti:
- a CDS encoding Gfo/Idh/MocA family protein gives MQETILDQEQHTVIPSSATSTKPKLGFLGVGWIGRNRMEVIAKNGAGEVAFIADTLPQNASEALKSAPGATQVNSLEAVINEPEVDGVVIATPSAFHAEQSMLALEAGKAVFCQKPLGRNIEETRRVVDTARSHNKLLGVDLSYRYTKAMQEVYKVVQSGELGHIYAVELVFHNAYGPDKAWFYEQKLSGGGCVIDLGVHLVDLALWSLNFPEVKEVHSQLFAKGKPISMAEGKVEDYATASIALATGTHLQLTCSWNLPAGQEAIINATFYGTEGGVALKNTNGSFYDFVAERYYGTKTEVLCSPPDDWSGRAGVDWAERLAKGEGFNEEAEEFVRVAEVLDKIYGR, from the coding sequence ATGCAGGAAACTATACTTGATCAGGAACAACATACAGTTATCCCTTCTTCGGCGACATCAACCAAACCTAAACTAGGCTTTTTAGGTGTCGGCTGGATTGGCCGAAACCGCATGGAAGTGATAGCAAAAAATGGAGCCGGCGAAGTGGCTTTTATAGCTGATACCTTGCCTCAAAATGCATCTGAAGCCCTGAAAAGTGCTCCTGGAGCTACACAGGTAAATTCGTTGGAAGCCGTCATTAATGAACCTGAAGTAGATGGAGTAGTGATCGCTACGCCAAGTGCTTTTCATGCTGAGCAAAGTATGCTGGCCCTGGAAGCAGGTAAAGCTGTTTTCTGCCAGAAGCCCCTTGGCCGTAACATAGAAGAAACCCGCCGTGTAGTAGATACTGCCCGCAGCCATAACAAACTGTTAGGCGTGGACCTGTCGTACCGCTACACAAAAGCCATGCAGGAAGTATACAAGGTGGTGCAGTCAGGTGAGTTAGGCCATATTTATGCGGTAGAGCTGGTTTTTCATAATGCCTATGGCCCGGATAAAGCCTGGTTTTATGAACAGAAACTTTCTGGTGGCGGCTGTGTAATAGACCTTGGCGTGCACCTGGTAGACCTGGCCTTATGGTCGCTGAACTTCCCGGAAGTAAAGGAAGTGCACAGCCAGCTATTTGCAAAAGGCAAACCTATAAGTATGGCCGAAGGCAAGGTAGAAGATTATGCCACAGCAAGTATAGCCTTAGCAACCGGCACACATCTGCAGCTAACCTGTTCCTGGAATTTACCAGCAGGCCAGGAAGCCATCATCAACGCTACATTTTATGGCACAGAAGGCGGCGTAGCCTTGAAAAACACCAACGGGTCTTTTTACGATTTTGTAGCCGAGCGCTATTACGGTACTAAAACAGAGGTATTGTGCTCACCACCTGATGATTGGTCGGGAAGAGCAGGAGTGGACTGGGCAGAACGTCTGGCTAAAGGCGAAGGCTTTAACGAAGAGGCCGAAGAATTTGTGAGAGTAGCAGAAGTATTAGATAAAATTTACGGGAGATAA
- a CDS encoding glycosyltransferase family 4 protein: protein MEVHHHHPSKILMTADTVGGVWTYTLELTRALEQTGTQVAVATMGGRMSEEQREEAAAISNLTIYESDFKLEWMDNPWEDVEKAGEWLLQLRDEIQPDLIHLNGMAHAALDWGKPVVAVVHSCVLSWWKAVKDEEAPKEWNKYKELVKKGLQAADVVVAPTQAMLHQAEELYGPFRKSSVVYNGRGQHHFQFGRKEPFVFSLGRVWDEAKNISMLAHIAAELQWPVYIAGDDKHPATGKTVELENVHFLGKLTTKEVSDWLSRASIYALPAKYEPFGLTILEAAMSGCALVVGKTESQAEIWGNAAKYADPNNADELRDSINGLIEDEFCRNIMACRSVKRSHGYTADQMAQDYNHIYRQLLNEPVTA from the coding sequence ATGGAAGTACATCATCACCACCCTTCGAAGATTTTAATGACAGCCGATACGGTTGGCGGCGTCTGGACCTATACGCTGGAACTGACCAGAGCACTGGAGCAGACAGGAACACAGGTAGCAGTAGCTACCATGGGAGGCCGCATGTCCGAAGAACAACGCGAAGAGGCCGCTGCCATCAGCAACCTTACCATTTACGAAAGCGACTTTAAGCTGGAGTGGATGGATAACCCCTGGGAAGATGTAGAAAAGGCCGGGGAATGGCTGCTGCAACTGAGAGATGAAATACAGCCGGACCTTATTCACCTGAATGGTATGGCGCACGCTGCCCTGGATTGGGGAAAACCTGTTGTTGCGGTGGTACACTCTTGTGTGCTGAGCTGGTGGAAGGCCGTGAAAGACGAAGAGGCTCCTAAAGAATGGAACAAGTATAAAGAGCTTGTTAAAAAAGGATTACAGGCTGCTGATGTGGTAGTGGCACCAACACAGGCCATGTTGCACCAGGCCGAAGAACTATACGGGCCATTCAGAAAGAGCAGCGTAGTTTATAATGGTCGCGGGCAGCATCATTTCCAGTTTGGTAGAAAAGAGCCTTTTGTTTTTAGCCTGGGTCGTGTTTGGGACGAAGCTAAGAACATTTCGATGCTTGCTCACATTGCTGCTGAGCTGCAATGGCCGGTTTACATTGCCGGCGACGATAAACATCCGGCTACCGGTAAAACAGTAGAACTGGAGAACGTACATTTCCTCGGTAAGCTAACTACTAAAGAAGTATCAGACTGGTTATCCCGGGCATCTATTTATGCGCTGCCAGCAAAATATGAGCCGTTTGGCTTAACAATTTTAGAGGCCGCTATGTCGGGTTGTGCGTTGGTAGTGGGCAAAACAGAGAGCCAGGCAGAGATATGGGGAAATGCTGCCAAGTATGCCGACCCTAACAATGCTGATGAATTGCGCGATTCCATAAACGGGCTTATAGAAGATGAATTCTGCCGTAACATTATGGCCTGCCGCTCTGTAAAGCGCTCGCATGGCTACACCGCTGATCAGATGGCACAGGATTACAATCACATCTACAGACAATTGCTCAACGAACCTGTAACTGCTTAA